Proteins encoded by one window of Cydia fagiglandana chromosome Z, ilCydFagi1.1, whole genome shotgun sequence:
- the LOC134678684 gene encoding glutamine synthetase 2 cytoplasmic-like, protein MGDGKIEDNPKIMSGPVLTNSPNAVLSKTLLNRYKDLPLPADKILATYIWIDGTGEHLRCKDRTLNFIPKVAKDLPIWNFDGSSTGQSDGHNSDTFLVPRALYKDPFRRGNHVLVMCDTFKYNMEPTETNHRVRCQEASDKCKDEEPWFGIEQEYILLDADLRPFGWPPGGCPPPQGPYYCGVGANKVFARDLVDSHYRCCLYAGLPISGTNAEVMPSQWEFQVGPSVGVSAADDLWVARYILHRLAEEYGVIVTFDPKPVKDWNGSGAHTNFSTKKMREENGIIEIEKAIDKLSKVHMKHIKVYDPRGGKDNERRLTGLHETASINDFSAGVASRGSSIRIPRAVAEEKKGYLEDRRPASNCDPYSVVDALMRTCILNE, encoded by the exons ATGGGTGACGGAAAAATAGAAG ATAACCCCAAAATAATGTCGGGGCCGGTGTTGACCAACTCGCCGAACGCGGTGCTCTCCAAGACTCTGCTGAACCGGTACAAGGACCTCCCGCTGCCCGCCGACAAGATCCTGGCCACCTACATCTGGATCGACGGCACCGGCGAGCACTTGCGGTGTAAGGACCGCACCTTGAACTTCATACCGAAAGTAGCAAAAG ATTTGCCTATTTGGAACTTCGATGGCAGCTCAACTGGGCAGTCGGACGGTCACAACTCGGACACGTTCCTGGTGCCGCGCGCCCTGTACAAGGACCCGTTCCGTCGCGGCAACCACGTGCTGGTCATGTGCGACACCTTCAAGTACAACATGGAACCCACGGAGACCAACCACCGCGTTCGATGCCAGGAAGCGTCCGACAAATGCAAAGACGAGGAACCGTGGTTTGGCATCGAGCAGGAGTACATCCTCCTCGACGCGGATCTCAGGCCCTTCGGGTGGCCCCCTGGCGGCTGCCCTCCACCACAGGGGCCCTACTACTGCGGAGTTGGTGCCAATAAAGTATTCGCCAGAGATCTCGTCGATTCACATTACCG ATGCTGCCTCTATGCTGGCTTACCTATCTCTGGCACTAACGCTGAGGTGATGCCCTCTCAGTGGGAATTCCAAGTGGGCCCATCTGTGGGCGTGAGCGCCGCCGACGACCTGTGGGTAGCGCGCTACATCCTGCACCGGCTAGCCGAGGAGTACGGCGTCATCGTCACCTTCGACCCTAAACCTGTGAAAGACTGGAACGGTTCAGGAGCACATACCAACTTCTCTACTAAAAAGATGAGAGAAGAAAACGGCATTAT CGAAATCGAGAAGGCGATAGACAAGCTGTCCAAAGTACACATGAAGCATATTAAGGTGTACGATCCCCGCGGAGGCAAGGATAACGAGAGAAGGTTGACCGGTCTCCACGAAACCGCCAGTATTAACGACTTTAGCGCAG GCGTAGCCAGCCGCGGCAGCAGCATCCGGATACCGCGCGCGGTCGCGGAGGAGAAGAAAGGCTACCTGGAGGACCGGCGGCCGGCCTccaactgcgacccctactccgTCGTGGACGCCCTCATGCGCACCTGCATCCTCAACGAATAA